In one Chitinophaga sancti genomic region, the following are encoded:
- a CDS encoding DUF3857 domain-containing protein: protein MRFILLIISLFVLQTDLVAQHNFTVSPSPDWLAPYKPDLGKTPDASEISNGYFLLLLEEQHHAEKGAVYRHVIRQIVSEAGIQNGAEISVDYDPTYEKLRFHQLLIRRNGEVINKLDPSRFRFLQKEDELSRFIYSGTFTAYYILEDVRKGDQIEYGYTLEGVNPIFEHKYANTFYFTSHDPIVNYYKALIAAPARDIRFKPFNNARLPARSSWKGMQLYEWKIADVMPTDDDDNAPDWYTTMPFVQASEYKSWSEIINWGAKINTPPAPGIRLQTRIAELKKQSGDNKALYLQNAMRFVQDDIRYMGIEMGEYSHRPNNPDKILEQRFGDCKDKSLLLTTLLQADGIKASMAYTNTYLKARVSDYLPSPFMFNHVIVYAQLGDSAYWIDPTISYQRGPMSLHTVPDFQEALIIKTDGSDKLTAIPQINKGTQVIKEHFRLPDDKGKKGLLSIQSVYTLRFADQQRDVFANNSIKDQQKSYLDYYKNIYGELHNDSALKTIDDPIKNRFTVIEHYELDEPWKNDTEEPGRLGIPVTAGILQEALPKNSKKKNTKSQAPLALRYPYSLDYTIDMDMPIEWSLSDEPFKITNDYYAFSFTPVVNGEHVSFHYTFETFKDHIPASYLAQYASDRSKMDDVISFSLFWSPDDPAEMATPADHSMNWVTLPLALFFLAFFARLAWKYNQYTIYPLQDIQGTAQLSGFMFIIGFFVFITPLVTLQSIFSSDFFNYKVWYQLSRSTHTVNNTSFLEFLFIFRMVAALFFFVYSILLIALYINRRDTFPNAMVYFMLAGLLFQVLDAGISHYLYKKSWEITDLGGIVFRFAEGLVFTPYLLQSSQVKETFIMPHRSVAGKEKGY, encoded by the coding sequence ATGCGATTCATTCTGCTGATAATATCCCTGTTCGTACTGCAAACAGACCTGGTGGCCCAACATAATTTCACTGTATCCCCCAGCCCTGACTGGTTGGCACCTTACAAACCAGACCTGGGTAAGACACCGGATGCAAGTGAAATAAGTAACGGTTATTTCCTGCTACTGCTGGAAGAACAACACCATGCGGAAAAAGGTGCAGTATACAGGCATGTTATCAGGCAGATTGTATCGGAAGCAGGGATTCAGAATGGTGCGGAAATTTCTGTGGATTACGATCCTACTTATGAGAAACTCCGCTTTCACCAGCTCCTCATTCGCCGCAATGGTGAGGTGATCAATAAACTGGATCCATCGCGTTTTCGCTTCCTCCAAAAAGAAGATGAACTCTCCCGTTTTATTTACAGCGGCACCTTCACCGCTTATTACATTCTCGAAGATGTACGCAAAGGTGACCAGATTGAATACGGTTATACGCTTGAAGGTGTAAACCCCATCTTTGAACATAAATACGCGAACACATTTTACTTCACTTCCCACGACCCAATTGTCAATTATTACAAGGCGCTCATTGCAGCTCCTGCAAGAGACATCCGTTTTAAACCATTCAATAATGCAAGACTACCAGCCAGGAGTAGCTGGAAAGGCATGCAATTGTACGAATGGAAGATCGCAGATGTAATGCCCACCGACGATGATGACAACGCACCGGACTGGTATACCACCATGCCTTTTGTACAGGCCAGTGAATACAAATCATGGTCTGAGATCATTAACTGGGGTGCAAAAATAAATACACCGCCCGCCCCCGGTATACGCCTGCAAACAAGGATTGCAGAACTAAAAAAACAATCAGGCGACAATAAAGCCCTGTACCTGCAAAACGCCATGCGCTTTGTGCAGGACGACATCCGTTATATGGGTATCGAGATGGGTGAATATTCTCACCGGCCCAACAACCCCGACAAGATCTTAGAGCAGCGATTTGGTGATTGTAAAGACAAATCACTGCTGTTAACCACACTACTGCAGGCAGATGGGATCAAGGCCAGCATGGCTTATACCAATACCTACCTGAAAGCACGCGTATCAGATTACCTGCCCTCTCCATTCATGTTCAATCATGTGATTGTGTATGCACAACTGGGTGATAGTGCTTATTGGATAGATCCTACTATCAGCTATCAGCGCGGCCCGATGAGCCTGCACACGGTGCCCGATTTCCAGGAAGCGCTGATCATCAAAACCGATGGTAGTGATAAGCTCACGGCTATTCCACAAATCAATAAAGGAACGCAGGTGATTAAGGAGCATTTCAGACTGCCTGATGATAAAGGCAAGAAAGGGCTACTTTCTATACAGAGTGTATACACGCTGCGATTTGCCGATCAGCAACGCGATGTATTTGCCAACAATAGTATCAAAGATCAGCAGAAATCTTATCTCGATTATTACAAGAATATTTATGGAGAACTGCACAATGATTCAGCACTGAAAACAATTGATGATCCCATCAAAAATCGGTTCACTGTCATAGAACATTACGAACTGGATGAACCCTGGAAAAATGATACCGAAGAACCGGGGAGACTGGGAATACCTGTAACGGCAGGCATTTTGCAGGAAGCGTTGCCAAAGAACAGCAAAAAGAAAAATACAAAATCGCAGGCTCCGCTTGCACTACGTTATCCTTATTCACTGGATTATACCATTGATATGGATATGCCTATAGAATGGTCACTCAGCGATGAGCCTTTCAAAATTACGAATGACTATTATGCCTTTTCATTCACCCCTGTTGTGAATGGCGAGCATGTTTCTTTCCATTATACTTTTGAAACTTTTAAAGATCATATCCCTGCTTCCTACTTAGCACAGTATGCAAGTGACAGGAGTAAGATGGATGATGTGATTTCGTTTAGCCTTTTCTGGTCACCGGACGATCCTGCAGAGATGGCAACACCGGCAGATCACTCAATGAACTGGGTAACGCTGCCACTGGCCTTGTTCTTCCTGGCCTTCTTTGCCCGCCTGGCATGGAAATATAATCAGTATACGATCTATCCCCTGCAGGATATACAAGGTACTGCTCAACTGAGCGGATTTATGTTCATCATCGGTTTCTTTGTATTCATCACACCACTGGTGACGTTGCAAAGCATCTTTAGCAGCGATTTTTTCAATTATAAAGTATGGTATCAGCTCAGCAGATCCACACATACTGTTAACAATACTTCCTTCCTTGAATTCCTGTTTATATTCAGGATGGTGGCAGCCCTCTTCTTCTTTGTTTATAGTATACTGCTGATTGCATTATATATCAATCGCAGGGATACATTTCCAAACGCTATGGTGTATTTTATGCTGGCAGGTCTGCTCTTCCAGGTCCTGGATGCAGGCATATCACATTACCTGTACAAAAAAAGCTGGGAGATAACAGATCTGGGCGGCATTGTATTCAGGTTCGCAGAGGGGCTGGTATTTACGCCCTACCTGCTGCAGTCATCCCAGGTCAAAGAAACCTTTATCATGCCACACCGCTCGGTGGCCGGCAAAGAAAAAGGGTACTGA
- a CDS encoding DUF2891 domain-containing protein: MKKSIVLGALLISTFMSAFAQQPLYTHNSAGHLELTVDGAALLSKLPLKCMQLEFPYKTGVVFTDTSLVTNPRNYHPAFYGCYDWHSSVHGHWMLVRLLKSFPALPQQELILSKLQQNLTAEHILQEQKLFTNKENKGFERIYGWSWLLQLQRELLTWNAPEGKALAANVQPLATQFSKAYIDFLGKLMYPIRVGEHTNLAFGLCLAWDYAVTAKDQPLQDAIKAAATRFYLADKNGPVGYEPGGYDFLSPCLEEADLMWRILPPAQYQSWVQEFLPGLFARNITLFPIAQVKDRTDGKLVHLDGLNLSRAWCLYGIARHAGKNSAAIQALANQHLEAAIPHVASGDYAGEHWLASFAVYALTVGNN; the protein is encoded by the coding sequence GTGAAGAAGTCCATCGTTTTGGGTGCACTCTTAATCAGTACTTTTATGTCTGCCTTTGCACAACAACCGCTTTATACGCACAATAGTGCGGGCCACCTGGAGCTAACTGTGGATGGTGCTGCCCTCCTGTCCAAACTGCCACTGAAATGTATGCAGCTGGAATTTCCGTACAAAACAGGCGTGGTATTTACCGATACCTCGCTCGTGACCAATCCGAGAAATTACCATCCCGCCTTCTATGGCTGTTACGACTGGCATAGCAGCGTGCATGGACACTGGATGCTGGTAAGGTTACTCAAGTCCTTCCCCGCCCTGCCACAGCAGGAACTGATCCTGTCCAAACTGCAACAAAACCTGACTGCCGAACATATTCTGCAGGAACAAAAACTGTTCACTAACAAGGAGAACAAAGGTTTTGAACGCATCTATGGCTGGAGCTGGCTGCTGCAGCTACAAAGAGAACTGCTTACCTGGAATGCTCCTGAAGGAAAGGCACTCGCCGCCAATGTACAACCACTGGCTACGCAGTTCTCTAAAGCTTACATCGACTTTCTTGGTAAACTCATGTATCCCATCCGTGTAGGTGAGCATACCAATCTCGCCTTTGGTCTCTGCCTGGCATGGGATTATGCCGTAACGGCAAAAGACCAGCCATTGCAGGATGCCATTAAAGCGGCCGCCACTCGTTTCTATCTCGCAGACAAAAACGGTCCTGTGGGTTATGAACCGGGCGGTTACGACTTCCTCTCCCCCTGCCTGGAAGAAGCGGACCTGATGTGGAGAATACTACCGCCAGCGCAATACCAGTCATGGGTACAGGAATTCCTTCCAGGACTGTTTGCCCGGAACATCACGCTCTTCCCCATTGCACAGGTGAAAGATCGTACCGATGGTAAACTTGTACACCTCGATGGTTTGAACCTGAGCCGTGCATGGTGCCTCTATGGTATAGCACGTCATGCAGGTAAGAATAGTGCTGCTATACAGGCACTGGCCAACCAGCACCTGGAAGCTGCTATACCACATGTAGCCAGCGGCGATTATGCCGGTGAACACTGGCTGGCATCATTTGCTGTTTATGCCCTGACGGTTGGTAATAACTAA
- a CDS encoding NAD(P)/FAD-dependent oxidoreductase, producing the protein MLETKVCIIGAGPGGAAAALQLAQLGVECIVVDKAVFPRDKVCGDGLSGKVLTALNRIDPAIATRLKEATFKVNSWGVTFVSPGRHSLAVGYRPDYNTNNEGHKETPIGYVAKRMDFDNFLVDEIKRRKEISLYENVNVDKYELQEDGYFVSGNNGAFQVKAKLLIIANGAYSSFTKEVAGITMEPNHYVAGIRAYYKNVSGNNADNFIELHFLKNLLPGYFWVFPLPNGEANVGVGILSETVRKKKINLKKEMLDIIANDPAFKERFKDAELISNIEGYGLPLGSKVRVLHGDRYMLVGDAAYLIDPFTGEGIGNALYSGRLAGIQAHEALLANNFSAAQLAKYDSEVYRVMGPELKLSHRLQKLIRYPWLFNTLMKVSSRNKQLQELLSCMFYEVDLRKRLTKPSFYFKLLFNR; encoded by the coding sequence ATGTTGGAAACCAAAGTATGTATTATAGGCGCCGGCCCTGGCGGCGCTGCAGCAGCACTACAACTTGCACAACTGGGAGTTGAATGTATAGTAGTAGACAAAGCTGTTTTCCCCCGTGATAAGGTTTGTGGAGATGGATTAAGTGGAAAAGTTCTCACGGCACTTAACCGTATCGATCCTGCCATTGCGACCCGCCTCAAAGAGGCTACTTTCAAAGTAAACAGCTGGGGTGTCACCTTTGTATCACCTGGTCGCCATAGCCTGGCTGTTGGTTACCGACCTGATTACAACACCAATAATGAAGGCCATAAAGAAACTCCCATTGGCTATGTAGCCAAACGTATGGACTTCGATAACTTCCTGGTGGATGAGATCAAACGCCGCAAAGAAATCAGTTTATACGAAAATGTAAACGTTGATAAATACGAACTGCAGGAAGATGGTTACTTTGTAAGCGGCAACAACGGCGCTTTCCAGGTCAAAGCCAAACTCCTCATCATTGCCAATGGTGCCTACTCTTCTTTTACCAAAGAAGTAGCCGGCATTACAATGGAACCAAATCATTACGTAGCCGGTATACGTGCCTATTACAAAAATGTAAGTGGCAACAATGCCGATAACTTCATTGAACTGCACTTCCTGAAAAACCTGCTCCCCGGCTACTTCTGGGTATTCCCCCTGCCAAATGGCGAAGCCAATGTGGGCGTAGGTATACTCAGCGAAACAGTGCGCAAAAAGAAGATCAACCTGAAAAAGGAAATGCTGGATATCATTGCCAACGATCCTGCTTTCAAAGAGCGCTTCAAAGATGCAGAACTGATCAGCAATATCGAAGGTTATGGCCTGCCATTGGGTAGTAAAGTACGGGTGCTTCATGGCGACCGCTATATGCTGGTAGGCGATGCCGCTTACCTGATAGACCCATTCACCGGCGAAGGTATCGGCAATGCCCTATACTCAGGTCGCCTGGCAGGGATACAGGCACATGAAGCGCTGCTGGCAAACAATTTCTCTGCCGCCCAACTGGCGAAATATGATTCAGAAGTATATCGTGTAATGGGGCCCGAACTGAAATTAAGTCACCGCCTGCAAAAGCTGATCCGCTACCCGTGGCTGTTCAATACCCTCATGAAGGTGAGCAGCCGCAACAAACAACTGCAGGAACTCCTTTCCTGCATGTTCTACGAGGTAGATCTGCGTAAGCGACTGACTAAACCATCCTTTTATTTCAAATTACTGTTCAATAGATAA
- a CDS encoding YbaB/EbfC family nucleoid-associated protein, which produces MFDMFGKLQEAQQKMKESKERLALITVDGEAGDGAIKVTVTGNREVKSLEIAERLLEKDHKEELEDLVITALNRALKAAENTWESEMKSVAGGMLGPLGGLF; this is translated from the coding sequence ATGTTTGATATGTTTGGTAAGCTGCAGGAAGCGCAGCAGAAAATGAAAGAAAGCAAAGAACGTTTGGCCCTGATCACTGTAGATGGCGAAGCGGGTGATGGCGCGATAAAAGTGACCGTGACCGGCAACCGCGAAGTAAAAAGCCTGGAAATAGCTGAGAGATTACTTGAAAAGGATCATAAAGAAGAACTGGAAGATTTGGTAATAACAGCCCTGAACCGTGCCCTGAAAGCGGCAGAAAACACCTGGGAGTCTGAAATGAAGAGTGTGGCAGGTGGTATGCTGGGTCCGCTGGGGGGCCTGTTTTAA
- a CDS encoding tetratricopeptide repeat protein, translating to MRQLLLFVTTVILFACNGPSENKKGSASGVTLTESNLYSEDTVLMVANAGAARDKEADKLFLQAIDVFRNKKDPSQAVALFKKSILAQPQARAYYEMGNALGDQGKLQEGLQAYDIADILDYKPLNKLLYNKACLYARSGELAKAKQYLISAIEFGYGNLKNLQKDKDLDKLREDDPYNFNDLIMTAMSGSSDPDKLQWAVFSHEFTQVKFPLLLDMKYADHMTEDKIISYDNERYVPEMRDYSFSRDVGGEYYRVGLVRANDSNRTLIYGVVDEMGGNILPVYYIASFNNKGTLIDKLLIGGQKILKDPYKVATITANYDIEISNFELTYSKDPNEEGYEDNPIRSQKPLGKDHYAIREDGHFVKKDVVLGMR from the coding sequence ATGCGTCAATTGTTATTGTTTGTAACAACAGTTATTCTATTTGCCTGTAATGGCCCCTCAGAAAACAAAAAGGGATCAGCTTCAGGTGTTACACTTACAGAAAGTAACCTGTACTCCGAAGACACTGTATTAATGGTGGCCAATGCAGGTGCAGCCAGGGACAAGGAGGCAGATAAGCTGTTTTTACAGGCCATCGATGTTTTTCGTAACAAGAAAGATCCGTCTCAGGCGGTAGCTCTCTTCAAAAAGTCTATCCTGGCGCAGCCACAGGCCAGGGCCTATTATGAAATGGGAAATGCCCTGGGCGATCAGGGCAAATTGCAGGAAGGACTGCAGGCTTATGATATAGCAGACATCCTGGATTATAAACCCCTCAATAAACTCCTCTATAACAAAGCTTGTTTATATGCCAGGTCTGGTGAACTGGCAAAGGCAAAGCAATATCTTATATCAGCCATTGAATTTGGCTATGGCAACCTGAAAAACCTGCAAAAAGATAAGGATCTCGACAAACTGAGAGAAGATGACCCGTACAATTTCAACGATCTCATTATGACCGCTATGTCTGGTTCTTCAGATCCGGATAAGCTGCAGTGGGCGGTCTTCAGTCACGAATTTACCCAGGTGAAATTTCCGCTGCTGCTGGACATGAAGTATGCTGATCACATGACTGAGGATAAAATCATTTCTTACGACAATGAGCGCTATGTACCTGAGATGCGTGATTATTCATTTTCAAGGGATGTAGGAGGAGAATATTACAGGGTGGGTTTAGTGAGAGCCAATGACAGCAACCGTACCCTGATCTACGGTGTAGTGGATGAAATGGGGGGTAATATACTGCCTGTATATTATATCGCCAGCTTTAATAATAAAGGTACACTGATCGATAAGTTACTGATCGGGGGGCAAAAAATCCTCAAGGACCCTTACAAAGTGGCGACTATCACTGCAAATTATGATATTGAAATATCCAATTTTGAGTTGACATATTCAAAAGATCCGAATGAAGAAGGGTATGAGGATAATCCGATCAGGAGTCAGAAGCCTTTAGGGAAGGATCATTATGCGATCAGAGAGGATGGGCATTTTGTGAAGAAGGATGTGGTGTTGGGAATGCGTTAG
- a CDS encoding DUF2306 domain-containing protein encodes MINTRHILKKGGITLLAAGILFATWLLIRLSIPYLAFDPYTDFLMTKQRIYHILHWRFSFYVHVFISFIVMITGLLQFSWYVIKKYPGLHRRSGTIYAVVVLFLSGPSGLVMAFYANGGLPARISFVLLALLWLYTTAMGWYYARQHRWMSHGAMMLRSYALTLSAVSLRLYAYLIDVLNIPLRPHATYMLIAWLSWTLNLLIAELIIRKIEKIYPVKQSHGK; translated from the coding sequence TTGATAAACACACGACACATATTGAAGAAAGGGGGGATCACCTTATTAGCTGCCGGCATTCTCTTTGCAACCTGGCTGCTCATCAGGCTGAGTATCCCCTATCTTGCTTTTGATCCGTACACAGATTTCCTGATGACCAAGCAAAGAATTTATCATATTCTTCACTGGCGATTTAGCTTCTATGTACATGTATTCATCAGCTTTATTGTGATGATCACCGGCCTGCTGCAATTCAGCTGGTACGTAATAAAAAAATATCCAGGTCTGCATCGCCGGTCCGGAACCATATATGCAGTGGTAGTCTTGTTTCTCAGTGGCCCCAGTGGCTTAGTAATGGCTTTTTATGCAAATGGAGGCTTGCCGGCACGAATCAGTTTTGTTCTCCTCGCCCTTCTTTGGTTGTATACCACCGCCATGGGCTGGTATTATGCCAGGCAACACCGATGGATGTCTCATGGCGCAATGATGCTCCGGAGCTATGCCCTTACACTATCGGCCGTGAGCCTTCGGTTGTATGCCTACCTGATAGATGTGCTGAATATTCCCCTTCGTCCACATGCAACTTACATGCTCATTGCATGGCTTAGCTGGACACTGAACCTGCTTATTGCAGAACTGATCATCAGGAAAATTGAAAAAATTTACCCAGTTAAACAATCCCATGGAAAATAA
- a CDS encoding collagen-like triple helix repeat-containing protein, with translation MKRIFCSVNGPLLLLAIAMFMFSCSKDGSTGPKGDTGATGPAGPTGPKGDAGTANVIYSDWLTVAFKADTIHTSGGGIDTIGYFADIAIPKLDAAIISSGEMKVYVNGKTAASPLVSPLPYYDVYTNLNIHATFSVGGVGLYSNGDVSTYVDNTGAKRWQYRYVLIPGGTAARKATTVDLGDYNAVKAWLGLKD, from the coding sequence ATGAAACGAATCTTCTGTTCTGTTAATGGACCCCTTTTGCTATTGGCTATAGCCATGTTTATGTTTAGTTGTAGTAAAGATGGTAGTACTGGTCCGAAAGGAGATACAGGTGCTACCGGTCCTGCCGGCCCCACTGGCCCCAAGGGTGATGCAGGTACTGCAAATGTTATTTATTCTGACTGGCTCACAGTCGCTTTCAAAGCGGATACTATTCACACTTCAGGTGGAGGAATTGATACCATTGGATATTTTGCTGATATAGCTATTCCTAAACTGGATGCTGCAATAATCAGTTCCGGAGAAATGAAAGTATATGTGAACGGGAAAACAGCCGCTAGTCCACTTGTATCGCCATTGCCATACTATGACGTTTATACGAATTTGAATATCCATGCCACTTTCTCTGTAGGTGGAGTTGGTTTGTATTCAAATGGAGATGTTAGTACCTATGTGGATAATACCGGAGCTAAGCGGTGGCAGTATAGATATGTGCTGATCCCGGGTGGTACAGCAGCAAGAAAAGCGACGACTGTGGATCTGGGTGATTATAACGCTGTAAAAGCCTGGCTGGGGCTAAAAGACTAA
- the obgE gene encoding GTPase ObgE, protein MERGNFVDYIRISVKSGKGGAGSAHFMRTKYNPEAGPDGGDGGRGGHIILRGNSQLWTLLHLRWYKNVVAEDGGNGRDNNSTGKNGEDVIIEVPLGTQAFDEETGDLEVEILEDGEEVIWIPGGQGGRGNSYFKSATNQAPDYAQPGMPSTEGWKVLELKMLADVGLVGFPNAGKSTLLSTITAATPKIADYAFTTLTPQLGMVAYRNDRSFCIADLPGIIEGAHEGKGLGHRFLRHIERNPVLLFLIPADSSDHKKDYEILVNELEMYNPELLDKQFLLAISKSDMLDDELKEAIAAELPAGVPHVFISSVTQQGLSQLKDMLWDALNAAPKE, encoded by the coding sequence TTGGAAAGAGGCAATTTCGTTGACTATATCAGGATATCCGTCAAATCGGGTAAAGGCGGTGCGGGTAGCGCCCACTTTATGCGTACCAAATACAACCCCGAAGCCGGCCCCGATGGCGGTGACGGTGGTCGTGGCGGCCATATCATACTCAGAGGCAACTCCCAGTTATGGACCTTGCTGCACCTGCGCTGGTACAAAAACGTAGTAGCAGAAGACGGCGGCAACGGACGCGACAATAACAGTACCGGTAAAAATGGTGAAGATGTCATCATCGAAGTTCCCCTGGGTACCCAGGCCTTTGATGAGGAAACCGGTGACCTGGAAGTAGAAATCCTCGAGGATGGCGAAGAAGTGATCTGGATTCCGGGCGGTCAGGGCGGTCGTGGTAACAGCTATTTCAAATCTGCTACCAACCAGGCGCCTGATTATGCACAACCAGGTATGCCCAGCACAGAAGGCTGGAAAGTGCTGGAACTGAAAATGCTGGCAGATGTAGGCCTGGTAGGATTCCCGAATGCAGGTAAATCCACCCTCCTCTCTACCATCACAGCCGCTACACCAAAGATTGCAGATTATGCATTCACTACGCTCACCCCTCAACTGGGCATGGTCGCATATAGAAATGACCGTTCATTCTGTATTGCAGATCTGCCAGGTATTATCGAAGGCGCGCACGAAGGGAAAGGACTAGGACACCGCTTCCTGCGACATATCGAAAGGAACCCGGTACTATTGTTCCTGATTCCGGCAGATAGCTCCGACCATAAAAAGGATTACGAGATCCTGGTGAATGAGCTGGAGATGTACAATCCTGAATTGCTGGATAAACAGTTTTTACTGGCGATCAGCAAGAGTGACATGCTGGACGATGAACTGAAAGAAGCAATTGCTGCAGAACTGCCTGCTGGTGTACCTCATGTGTTCATCTCTTCTGTGACACAACAGGGCTTGTCACAGCTGAAAGACATGCTGTGGGATGCGTTGAATGCAGCACCTAAAGAATAA
- a CDS encoding adenylate kinase, protein MVNIILFGPPGSGKGTQSANLIEKYGLIHLSTGDLLRGEIAAQTPLGMEAKRLMDQGLLVPDAVVIGMISSKLEANPEARGFIFDGFPRTTAQAEALDKLLDLKKTAISNVLSLEVHEDNLVQRLLARKRPDDNEKTIRERFVEYHNKTAPVADHYARFGKFKKVNGEGTVDEIFARLSKEIDPLVEEKV, encoded by the coding sequence ATGGTCAATATTATTCTTTTTGGCCCTCCCGGTAGCGGAAAGGGCACGCAAAGTGCGAACCTGATTGAAAAATACGGGCTGATTCACCTGTCTACCGGTGATCTGCTGCGTGGAGAAATTGCTGCTCAGACTCCCCTGGGCATGGAAGCAAAGCGCCTGATGGACCAGGGATTACTGGTACCGGATGCTGTCGTGATTGGTATGATCAGTTCGAAGCTCGAAGCCAACCCGGAAGCAAGAGGTTTTATCTTTGACGGCTTCCCACGTACGACTGCCCAGGCAGAAGCACTGGACAAATTGCTGGACCTGAAAAAAACCGCTATCTCCAACGTACTGTCCCTGGAAGTACATGAAGATAACCTGGTACAGCGCCTGCTGGCCAGAAAACGTCCGGATGATAATGAAAAAACCATCCGCGAGCGTTTCGTAGAATATCACAACAAAACCGCTCCTGTAGCTGATCACTATGCCCGTTTCGGCAAGTTTAAGAAAGTGAACGGTGAAGGTACTGTTGATGAAATTTTTGCGCGCTTAAGCAAAGAAATCGACCCGCTGGTAGAAGAAAAAGTATAA